From a region of the Thermus caldilimi genome:
- a CDS encoding NADH-quinone oxidoreductase subunit A translates to MAPIAEYVNILIYLGVALFIGLAALVVGALLGPKKPGKAKLMPYESGNDPAGEVKRFPVHFYVVAMLFILFDVEVAFLWPYAVSAGGLGLYGFLGVLGFTLLLFVGFLYEWWKGVMRWH, encoded by the coding sequence TTGGCGCCGATCGCGGAGTACGTGAACATCCTGATTTACCTAGGGGTGGCCCTTTTCATCGGACTGGCAGCCCTGGTGGTGGGAGCTCTCCTAGGTCCCAAAAAACCGGGGAAGGCCAAGCTCATGCCCTACGAGTCGGGGAATGACCCAGCAGGGGAGGTTAAGCGCTTCCCTGTTCACTTCTACGTGGTGGCCATGCTTTTCATCCTCTTCGACGTGGAGGTGGCCTTCCTCTGGCCCTACGCGGTGAGCGCGGGGGGCCTTGGGCTTTACGGCTTCCTCGGGGTTTTGGGCTTCACCCTCCTCCTCTTCGTGGGCTTCCTCTACGAGTGGTGGAAGGGGGTGATGCGGTGGCACTAA
- the rsmA gene encoding 16S rRNA (adenine(1518)-N(6)/adenine(1519)-N(6))-dimethyltransferase RsmA yields the protein MLKLTSPKAVRELLLRHGLHADKRFGQNFLVSEGHLKRIVEVAKPFTAPVYEVGPGLGVLTRAMAEAGAEVTAIEKDERLRPVLEEALKGLPVRLVFEDALRYPWEEVPEGSLLVANLPYNIATPLVTRLLQTGRFQRLVFLVQKEVAERMVARPNTPSYGLLSLRVAYHAQAEKLFDLPPGAFFPPPKVVSSLVRLTPRKVQNDPVLFQLLEAAFSKRRKTLKNALTAAGYPKEKVEEALRRLGLPPDVRAEALDLSHFQRLKDLLYTKV from the coding sequence ATGCTTAAGCTCACCTCCCCCAAAGCGGTGCGGGAACTTCTCCTGCGCCACGGCCTCCATGCCGACAAGCGGTTTGGGCAAAACTTCCTGGTCTCGGAAGGCCACCTCAAGCGGATCGTGGAGGTGGCGAAGCCCTTCACCGCCCCTGTCTACGAGGTGGGACCGGGCCTGGGGGTACTCACCCGGGCCATGGCGGAAGCCGGGGCGGAGGTCACGGCCATCGAAAAGGACGAGCGCCTGAGGCCCGTGCTGGAGGAAGCCCTGAAAGGCTTGCCCGTGCGCCTGGTCTTTGAAGATGCCCTGCGCTACCCGTGGGAGGAGGTGCCCGAGGGAAGCCTTCTGGTGGCCAACCTCCCCTACAACATCGCCACCCCCCTCGTCACCCGCCTCCTGCAGACGGGCCGTTTCCAGCGTCTGGTCTTTCTGGTGCAAAAGGAGGTGGCCGAGCGCATGGTGGCCCGGCCCAATACCCCTTCCTACGGCCTCCTCTCCCTGCGGGTGGCCTACCACGCCCAGGCGGAGAAACTCTTTGACCTGCCCCCTGGGGCCTTCTTTCCCCCGCCCAAGGTGGTGAGCAGTCTGGTGCGCCTCACCCCCAGGAAGGTGCAGAACGATCCGGTCCTTTTCCAGCTCCTCGAGGCCGCCTTTTCCAAGCGGCGCAAGACCCTGAAAAACGCCCTCACCGCCGCCGGATACCCCAAGGAAAAGGTGGAGGAGGCCCTTAGAAGACTGGGCCTTCCCCCGGACGTCCGTGCGGAGGCTTTGGATTTATCCCATTTCCAGAGGCTCAAGGACCTTCTCTACACCAAAGTGTAG
- a CDS encoding metallophosphoesterase has product MRIVAVGDLHANFPALWRILKAEGLADAGLRPTEELLSGKTHVVLLGDLIHPKTPKDYERLTGLSPFDPLDPDHLRLAAGAQIRELVRLKAFQEAAQGKVTILLGNHEEAALKGEPILGNRHLKHLEFHPEHGGRPLPEALRAWIAGFPREMVLHGVHFAHVGPVPWLQEYDELFYAQSEPKTWWFRTPDYVERMGYRYGVYGHVPMKGGILLKERFALIDALDLGQYLVLYPEEEPLHPVIKRLSHA; this is encoded by the coding sequence ATGAGGATCGTCGCTGTCGGGGATCTCCACGCCAACTTCCCCGCCCTTTGGCGCATCCTGAAGGCAGAGGGCCTGGCGGATGCTGGGCTTAGGCCCACGGAAGAACTCCTTTCGGGAAAGACCCACGTGGTCCTCCTCGGGGACTTGATCCACCCCAAGACCCCCAAGGACTACGAACGCCTGACGGGGCTTAGCCCCTTCGATCCCCTGGACCCCGACCACTTGCGCCTGGCGGCAGGGGCCCAGATCCGGGAGCTCGTCCGGCTCAAGGCCTTTCAGGAGGCTGCCCAGGGAAAGGTGACCATCCTCCTGGGCAACCACGAGGAGGCAGCGCTCAAGGGAGAACCCATCCTGGGCAACCGGCACCTCAAGCACCTGGAGTTCCACCCTGAACACGGGGGGCGCCCCCTTCCCGAGGCCTTAAGGGCCTGGATAGCGGGCTTCCCCCGGGAGATGGTCTTGCACGGGGTACACTTCGCCCACGTGGGGCCGGTCCCCTGGCTCCAGGAGTACGACGAACTCTTCTACGCCCAGTCAGAGCCTAAGACCTGGTGGTTCCGCACCCCCGACTACGTGGAGCGGATGGGGTATCGCTATGGCGTCTATGGCCACGTGCCCATGAAGGGGGGCATCCTCCTCAAAGAGCGCTTCGCCCTCATCGACGCCTTGGACCTGGGGCAGTATCTGGTGCTCTACCCCGAGGAGGAGCCCCTACACCCCGTCATCAAGCGGCTTTCCCATGCTTAA
- a CDS encoding Rad52/Rad22 family DNA repair protein — MDEVWQKLSEPFPPGEVQWRIEALSRDKKRALVVPYVDARTVLDRLDRAVGPEGWQDAYEVLADAERTVRDERGERRERLVEVKCRLTILGVTKEDVGEGDSLKAAFSDALKRAAVKFGVGRYLYRLEKQWVDYDPEKGRFTPPKLPESSPLEEEGLGEEKPEAYRLIDQLLERLKEKGLGKEAAKIVNKYAGYGKTPEETKRLYGELRALLKG, encoded by the coding sequence ATGGACGAAGTCTGGCAAAAACTCTCCGAGCCCTTTCCCCCTGGGGAGGTGCAGTGGCGCATCGAGGCCCTCTCCCGGGATAAAAAACGCGCCCTGGTGGTTCCCTATGTGGATGCCCGTACCGTTTTGGACCGCCTGGACCGGGCGGTGGGTCCTGAGGGGTGGCAGGATGCCTACGAGGTTCTGGCCGACGCCGAGCGCACGGTGAGGGATGAGCGGGGGGAGCGGCGCGAACGCCTGGTGGAGGTGAAGTGCCGCCTCACGATCCTGGGGGTAACCAAGGAGGACGTGGGGGAAGGGGATTCCCTGAAGGCCGCCTTTTCCGACGCCCTGAAAAGGGCCGCGGTGAAGTTCGGCGTGGGTCGTTACCTCTACCGCCTGGAAAAGCAATGGGTGGACTATGACCCGGAGAAGGGGCGCTTCACCCCACCCAAGCTACCCGAGTCTTCCCCCCTCGAGGAGGAGGGCCTCGGAGAGGAGAAGCCCGAGGCCTACCGGCTCATCGATCAGCTTCTGGAAAGGCTTAAGGAAAAGGGCCTGGGCAAGGAGGCCGCCAAGATCGTCAACAAGTACGCCGGTTACGGCAAAACCCCCGAGGAAACCAAGCGGCTTTACGGGGAGCTCCGGGCCCTCCTCAAGGGATGA
- a CDS encoding ABC transporter, which translates to MGISRHRRLGIVALVAALGACSSPQGVNPNMVVPGPRDDAGGDPAQACGQVLEAPLGKVGNLLVWNTQDTLFVRLSGISPWQLTESHAHAGTAAPGNWWTFPAQAVHDPYVATFTYAFALADLGVSPGDTLHVAGHAFLMTPSYRFAEAQGQVEFVVQRCGNVPPQPGKDIVVFNDINPFDDTGMANPNNQLMVKNLVVYTTAGPRNDGTKVLFDRGRQSRCGGTGECSDPSLTTMRSVIQAQGFSIEELNSTQESITAIAPEVKVIFLWNPRETFTNAEINVLKAFAAEGGRVVFIGEWQGYYDAITLENDFLGKMGAVMTNIGEAVDCGYNTLPGTSLRPHQITQGMTDVTIACSSVLVPGPNDYPLYYDSTNTRVLSAVATIDTTPLPLGFVQPARVMVSPQSLHPLLNPSSATGY; encoded by the coding sequence ATGGGCATTTCTCGGCATCGGCGTTTGGGCATTGTGGCGTTGGTGGCGGCGTTGGGCGCTTGTTCCAGCCCCCAAGGGGTCAACCCCAACATGGTGGTTCCAGGGCCTCGGGACGACGCCGGGGGCGATCCCGCCCAGGCTTGCGGCCAGGTCCTCGAGGCCCCCCTGGGCAAGGTGGGGAACCTCTTGGTCTGGAATACCCAGGACACCCTCTTCGTGCGGCTCTCCGGGATTTCACCCTGGCAACTTACGGAAAGCCACGCCCATGCAGGCACCGCCGCCCCAGGCAACTGGTGGACCTTCCCCGCCCAGGCGGTTCACGATCCCTACGTAGCCACTTTCACCTACGCCTTCGCGTTGGCGGACCTTGGGGTTAGCCCCGGGGACACCCTGCACGTGGCCGGCCACGCCTTCCTCATGACCCCCAGCTACCGCTTTGCCGAAGCTCAAGGCCAGGTGGAGTTCGTGGTCCAGCGCTGCGGGAACGTGCCGCCCCAGCCGGGGAAGGATATCGTGGTCTTCAACGACATCAACCCCTTTGACGACACGGGCATGGCCAACCCTAACAACCAGCTCATGGTGAAGAACCTGGTGGTCTACACCACGGCAGGACCCCGGAATGACGGCACCAAGGTCCTCTTTGACCGAGGGCGGCAGTCAAGGTGCGGGGGCACGGGAGAGTGCAGCGACCCCAGCCTGACCACCATGCGCAGCGTCATCCAAGCCCAGGGCTTTTCCATAGAGGAGCTCAACTCCACCCAGGAGTCCATCACCGCCATCGCCCCCGAGGTGAAGGTCATCTTCCTCTGGAATCCTAGGGAAACCTTCACCAACGCCGAGATAAACGTCCTCAAGGCTTTCGCCGCAGAAGGGGGGCGCGTGGTCTTCATCGGGGAGTGGCAGGGTTACTACGACGCCATCACCTTGGAAAACGACTTCCTGGGCAAGATGGGCGCGGTGATGACCAACATCGGCGAAGCGGTAGACTGCGGCTATAACACCCTGCCCGGCACCTCGCTTCGTCCCCACCAGATCACACAGGGCATGACCGACGTCACCATCGCCTGCTCCTCGGTGTTGGTGCCAGGGCCCAACGACTACCCCCTCTACTACGACTCCACCAATACCCGGGTACTCTCCGCCGTGGCCACCATTGACACAACTCCCTTGCCCTTGGGCTTTGTCCAGCCGGCCCGGGTCATGGTCTCCCCCCAGAGCCTGCACCCCCTCTTGAACCCAAGCTCGGCCACCGGCTACTAG